One window of Candidatus Tokpelaia hoelldoblerii genomic DNA carries:
- the mutM gene encoding Formamidopyrimidine-DNA glycosylase (bhsal15190) encodes MPELPEVETVRRGLEPVLEGARIVRAETRRENLRFPLPDNLHGKISGRHILSLGRRAKYLLITLDDGQTLVSHLGMSGSWRIEQVTGEHAANSKHDHVILRVAQQSGIFDIIYNDPRRFGFLLLCASDELADHPLLAKLGIEPTGNALSGDFLSGIFANKAAPLKAALLDQHNIAGLGNIYVCEALWRAQLSPARKARTLFETGRAEALATAIRDVIAEAIAAGGSTLKDYRHADGSPGYFQHKFLVYGREGEACLRCGAPVERIIQSGRSTFYCAACQL; translated from the coding sequence ATGCCTGAATTGCCGGAAGTGGAAACTGTGCGCCGCGGGCTTGAACCGGTGCTTGAGGGCGCGCGGATTGTCAGGGCTGAAACGCGGCGGGAGAATTTGCGTTTTCCCTTGCCGGACAATCTGCACGGGAAAATCAGCGGGCGGCATATCCTGTCGCTGGGCCGCCGCGCCAAGTATCTGCTGATTACGCTTGATGACGGGCAAACGCTTGTCAGTCATCTGGGGATGTCCGGTTCATGGCGGATTGAACAAGTAACAGGCGAACACGCTGCGAATAGCAAACATGACCATGTGATTTTGCGGGTTGCGCAGCAAAGCGGTATTTTTGATATTATTTATAATGACCCGCGCCGGTTTGGCTTTCTGCTGCTTTGCGCCAGTGATGAACTGGCAGATCATCCGCTGCTGGCAAAACTTGGCATTGAACCAACGGGCAATGCGCTTTCCGGCGATTTTCTATCGGGTATTTTTGCCAATAAGGCGGCGCCGCTAAAAGCGGCGTTGCTTGACCAGCATAATATTGCCGGCCTTGGCAATATCTATGTCTGTGAAGCCTTGTGGCGGGCGCAGCTTTCGCCCGCTCGTAAGGCACGCACACTGTTTGAAACCGGCCGGGCGGAAGCGCTGGCAACTGCTATCCGTGATGTCATTGCCGAAGCGATTGCCGCCGGCGGTTCAACTTTGAAAGATTATCGCCACGCCGATGGCTCGCCCGGTTATTTCCAGCATAAGTTTTTGGTCTATGGCCGTGAGGGGGAAGCCTGCTTGCGTTGCGGCGCGCCGGTTGAACGTATCATACAATCGGGACGCTCGACATTTTATTGCGCTGCCTGTCAATTGTGA
- a CDS encoding Lysine exporter protein (LYSE/YGGA) (bhsal15200), translating to MGVTAAFPAGFFLGLSLIAAIGAQNAFVLRQGLLRQYVAVVCFVCALSDAVLIVAGVAGFGALVTAAPWIATVMTLAGCAFLTVYGVRSSIAAFTGSQGLDPARVGKASLKRTLLACLAFTWLNPHVYLDTVVFLGSVSTGYGDRRFVFAAGAMAASFMFFFALGYGARFLAPLFARPVAWRVLDFLIGCIVLALALKLALDLW from the coding sequence ATGGGCGTGACAGCGGCGTTTCCTGCCGGCTTTTTTCTTGGGTTGAGCTTGATTGCGGCGATTGGCGCGCAAAATGCTTTTGTCTTGCGGCAGGGGTTGTTGCGTCAATATGTTGCCGTCGTGTGCTTTGTCTGCGCTTTGTCCGATGCGGTTTTGATTGTGGCGGGTGTGGCCGGTTTTGGCGCGCTTGTCACTGCCGCGCCATGGATAGCAACGGTGATGACGCTGGCGGGCTGTGCGTTTTTGACTGTCTATGGGGTGCGCAGTTCTATTGCTGCTTTCACTGGAAGTCAGGGGCTTGATCCGGCGCGCGTTGGTAAGGCAAGCCTGAAACGCACATTGCTGGCGTGCCTTGCCTTTACCTGGCTTAACCCGCATGTCTATCTGGATACGGTGGTATTTTTAGGCTCGGTCTCAACCGGTTACGGGGACAGGCGGTTTGTCTTTGCTGCAGGTGCCATGGCAGCGTCTTTTATGTTTTTCTTTGCGCTTGGGTATGGTGCTCGGTTTCTTGCGCCGCTCTTTGCCAGGCCTGTCGCATGGCGGGTGCTGGATTTTCTCATTGGTTGCATCGTGCTGGCGCTGGCGTTAAAACTGGCTTTGGATTTGTGGTAA
- a CDS encoding Thermophilic metalloprotease (bhsal15210) — translation MQNPAELIDRVKLDRLAEVAVRFGLDLAEGQDLVLTAPVAALPLVRRIAHHAYKAGAGVVTPFFGDEELTLSRFQQGQDSSFDHAAGWLYEGMAKAFANGAARLAIAGDNPLLLAHEDAAKVSRLNKATSVAYQPALEKIAGFDINWTIVSYPNPSWAKVVFPDLPEDEATQKLAEAIFAASRVDGEDAIGAWETHNAALKKRSTWLNEQRFSALHFTGPGTDLTVGLADEHEWHGGASVARNGIICNPNIPTEEVFTTPHAYRVEGTVRSTKPLSHQGTLIDGIAVRFEGGRIVEAHAAKGEAVLREVLDTDGGARRLGEVALVPHSSPISASGLLFYNTLFDENAACHIALGQCYSKCFRNGAKLSAEEIVARGGNKSFIHIDWMIGSGEIDIDGMTEDGSRVPVFRKGEWA, via the coding sequence ATGCAAAATCCTGCGGAGTTGATTGACAGGGTGAAACTTGACCGTTTGGCGGAAGTGGCGGTGCGGTTCGGTCTTGATCTGGCAGAAGGCCAGGATCTGGTGCTGACCGCGCCGGTTGCCGCCCTGCCGCTGGTGCGCCGTATCGCCCATCATGCCTATAAAGCCGGTGCCGGTGTGGTGACACCGTTTTTCGGGGATGAGGAACTGACGCTCAGCCGTTTTCAACAGGGGCAGGATTCAAGCTTTGACCATGCAGCCGGCTGGCTTTATGAAGGCATGGCCAAGGCATTTGCCAATGGCGCGGCGCGTCTGGCGATCGCCGGGGATAATCCGCTGCTGTTGGCGCATGAAGATGCAGCAAAGGTTTCACGCCTTAATAAGGCAACATCTGTCGCCTATCAACCGGCGCTGGAAAAAATCGCCGGTTTTGATATCAACTGGACCATTGTTTCCTATCCCAATCCGTCATGGGCAAAAGTGGTATTTCCGGATTTGCCGGAAGATGAGGCCACGCAAAAACTGGCCGAGGCGATTTTTGCCGCTTCCCGTGTTGATGGCGAGGATGCCATTGGCGCATGGGAAACTCATAATGCAGCTTTAAAAAAGAGAAGTACATGGTTGAATGAACAGCGCTTTTCCGCATTGCATTTTACCGGTCCGGGCACAGATCTGACCGTTGGCCTTGCTGATGAGCATGAATGGCATGGTGGCGCATCTGTCGCCAGAAACGGTATCATCTGCAATCCGAATATCCCGACAGAGGAAGTGTTCACCACACCGCATGCTTACCGGGTTGAGGGCACGGTGCGTTCCACCAAGCCGTTGTCACATCAGGGCACCTTGATTGACGGGATTGCGGTGCGGTTTGAAGGCGGGCGCATTGTCGAGGCGCATGCGGCCAAGGGTGAGGCGGTATTGCGCGAGGTGCTGGATACGGATGGGGGTGCACGCCGTCTGGGCGAGGTGGCGCTGGTGCCGCACTCTTCACCGATTTCAGCAAGCGGCTTGTTGTTTTATAATACGTTGTTTGATGAAAACGCTGCCTGTCATATCGCACTGGGGCAATGCTATTCCAAATGCTTCCGCAATGGCGCGAAACTCTCGGCCGAAGAGATTGTCGCCCGCGGCGGCAATAAAAGTTTTATCCATATTGACTGGATGATCGGTTCTGGCGAGATTGATATTGATGGCATGACAGAAGACGGCAGCCGCGTACCGGTGTTCCGCAAGGGGGAATGGGCGTGA
- a CDS encoding Hypothetical protein (bhsal15220) — MHEATESVTVLDTGLEKTVSETHPQKPQQKKLLSVSAVVFVYGMMIVCVGLAEAIGNVEFFFGKTRIVLFPIIWALLVGVIISFAHRSMRGQAENSLRLQRIASLFIQSGIYFFVIKISFNIGKDLPVLYRAGWALAFQEVGHFVGPLVALPLALVLGIKREAVGATFSIGREVSIAIVSERYGMNSPEGRGVMAEYIIGTIFGAVFIATLAGFISGLDWFKPTSLAMGAGVGSGSMMAAAMAAIAAHHPEAEAQIVSFAGAANILTTAVGTYFIMFLALPMTNWLYNRLEPVLGRRKADDGWAETAEETKPSAAGEKPDSPPVWEMFATMTVCGVTLLFSNWIATGFSPAETIAVFAIMAALILVGYVLQRLLSFLHIPLLIWMTTAAVLAASPISPVAGYILKTSASVGVMPLATPVLAFAGLSLVKDLPVLKNLGWRIVAVSLAANAGTFIFGTILAEIFH; from the coding sequence ATGCATGAGGCGACAGAAAGTGTAACGGTACTCGATACAGGACTGGAAAAGACAGTGTCTGAAACGCATCCGCAAAAACCACAGCAGAAAAAGCTTTTGTCTGTTTCTGCTGTGGTTTTTGTTTATGGCATGATGATTGTCTGTGTTGGTCTTGCGGAAGCCATTGGAAATGTGGAGTTTTTTTTCGGCAAGACAAGAATTGTCCTGTTTCCTATCATCTGGGCGTTGCTTGTCGGTGTTATCATCAGCTTTGCGCACAGGAGCATGCGCGGGCAGGCGGAAAATTCCCTGCGGCTGCAACGTATCGCCTCGCTGTTTATCCAGTCCGGCATTTATTTCTTTGTTATCAAAATCAGCTTTAACATCGGCAAGGATCTGCCGGTGCTTTATCGGGCGGGCTGGGCGCTGGCGTTTCAGGAAGTCGGCCACTTTGTCGGCCCGTTGGTCGCCTTGCCGCTGGCGCTTGTTCTGGGCATCAAAAGAGAAGCCGTCGGGGCGACATTTTCCATTGGGCGGGAAGTCAGCATTGCCATTGTTTCCGAACGGTACGGCATGAATTCGCCGGAAGGGCGCGGCGTGATGGCTGAATATATTATCGGCACGATATTCGGGGCAGTTTTTATCGCCACTCTTGCCGGTTTTATATCAGGTCTTGACTGGTTTAAGCCAACGTCGCTGGCCATGGGGGCGGGGGTTGGTTCCGGCAGCATGATGGCGGCCGCCATGGCGGCTATTGCGGCACACCACCCGGAAGCAGAGGCGCAGATTGTTTCTTTTGCCGGTGCAGCCAATATATTGACGACGGCGGTCGGCACATATTTTATCATGTTTCTTGCGCTGCCCATGACCAACTGGCTTTATAACAGGCTTGAGCCTGTGCTTGGCCGGAGAAAAGCTGATGACGGCTGGGCGGAGACTGCCGAGGAAACGAAGCCGTCTGCGGCAGGGGAAAAGCCGGATAGCCCGCCTGTCTGGGAGATGTTTGCCACCATGACTGTTTGCGGTGTGACGCTGCTGTTCAGCAACTGGATCGCTACCGGCTTTTCTCCTGCTGAGACAATCGCCGTCTTTGCGATAATGGCAGCTCTTATCCTTGTGGGCTATGTTTTGCAGCGTTTGCTGTCTTTTCTGCATATTCCGTTGTTGATCTGGATGACAACGGCGGCTGTTCTGGCGGCTTCGCCGATTTCACCGGTTGCCGGTTATATTCTGAAGACCTCCGCTTCTGTCGGGGTCATGCCGCTGGCGACGCCGGTGCTGGCTTTTGCCGGATTGTCTCTGGTAAAAGATTTACCGGTTTTAAAAAATCTTGGCTGGCGGATTGTTGCCGTCTCATTGGCGGCCAATGCCGGCACATTTATTTTCGGCACAATTCTGGCTGAAATATTCCATTGA